Proteins from a genomic interval of Streptomyces sp. NBC_00820:
- a CDS encoding ABC transporter permease, whose product MYELFKNLGVWLVSGAQWAGPDGIAHRLAEHLQYSLLATLVAAAIGLPIGLLIGHTGKGAFLAINLASFGRALPTVGLVVLVFLAGGLSMLPVYVALVALAVPAIVTNTYAGMNAVDPDVRDAARGQGMRGHQVLFQVELPLALPLIMTGLRLALIQVVATATVAAYVSFGGLGRYVFDGLAQRDLVQVLGGAVLVAVVAIVLDTGLAALQRLLFRNRTRTA is encoded by the coding sequence ATGTACGAACTCTTCAAGAACCTCGGTGTCTGGCTGGTCAGCGGCGCCCAGTGGGCCGGTCCGGACGGGATCGCCCACCGCCTCGCCGAACACCTCCAGTACTCCCTGCTGGCCACGCTCGTCGCCGCCGCCATCGGCCTCCCGATCGGCCTCCTCATCGGGCACACCGGCAAGGGCGCGTTCCTGGCGATCAACCTCGCCTCCTTCGGCCGGGCCCTGCCGACCGTCGGCCTGGTCGTGCTGGTCTTCCTGGCCGGCGGTCTGTCGATGCTGCCGGTGTACGTCGCGCTGGTCGCCCTCGCGGTCCCGGCGATCGTCACCAACACCTACGCCGGCATGAACGCCGTCGACCCGGACGTCAGGGACGCGGCGCGCGGCCAGGGCATGCGTGGCCACCAGGTCCTGTTCCAGGTGGAGCTGCCGCTCGCGCTCCCGCTGATCATGACCGGCCTGCGCCTGGCCCTGATCCAGGTCGTGGCCACGGCGACCGTCGCCGCGTACGTCTCCTTCGGCGGCCTGGGCCGCTACGTCTTCGACGGCCTCGCCCAGCGCGACCTGGTCCAGGTGCTCGGCGGCGCGGTGCTGGTCGCCGTGGTCGCCATCGTCCTGGACACGGGCCTCGCCGCCCTCCAGCGCCTCCTCTTCCGCAACCGCACCCGCACTGCCTAG
- a CDS encoding aromatic amino acid ammonia-lyase, whose product MPSRIVDAPDSVRFATIVLDGAGLGVEGVIRLADGAARPIPGADALRCAEESWNAARQIAATGRVYGRSTGVGANRTEDVPTEAAAGHGLRLLRSHAGAIGEELPARQVRAMLAVRANQILAGGAGLRPSVVTALCEALESGAYPVVNEFGSVGTGDIAALAQMGLALAGEHPWRGTGAPEPQPLDNNDALALISSNALTLGQAALALHELRGLIGATQVVAALSLLAVDGSHEPYAAPVHAARPHRGSVEVARRMRQLIGAADRPLPPLGRIQDPYGLRCLPQIHGPAHDAADALEQVLAVEINAAAENPLIAPGDQAAYHHGGFYQAQLALALDHFRLAVTQVARLSTSRLSTLNEPAYTRLRPFLADHEAASSGVMILEYAAGAALGDLRAFSAPASLGHAVLSRGVEEQASFASLAARQTLRACGAYRLVVGCELVAAVRALRQRDLRPDPGLPAGRALALAESVLDADPADRPLTHDVTAAAALLDRFTDIWRGSTS is encoded by the coding sequence ATGCCGTCTCGCATCGTGGACGCGCCTGATTCCGTACGCTTCGCGACGATCGTCCTGGATGGAGCCGGGCTCGGTGTCGAGGGTGTCATACGCCTTGCCGACGGGGCCGCGCGTCCGATTCCCGGGGCCGACGCGCTGCGGTGCGCGGAGGAGTCCTGGAACGCCGCCCGGCAGATCGCGGCCACCGGACGCGTCTACGGCCGCTCCACCGGCGTGGGCGCGAACCGGACCGAGGACGTGCCCACCGAGGCCGCCGCCGGACACGGCCTGCGCCTGCTGCGCAGCCACGCCGGCGCCATCGGCGAGGAACTCCCCGCCCGGCAGGTGCGCGCGATGCTCGCCGTCCGCGCCAACCAGATCCTGGCCGGCGGCGCCGGACTGCGGCCCAGCGTGGTCACCGCCCTGTGCGAGGCGCTGGAGAGCGGCGCGTACCCGGTGGTCAACGAGTTCGGGTCGGTCGGCACCGGCGACATCGCGGCACTCGCCCAGATGGGACTGGCGCTCGCCGGCGAGCACCCGTGGCGGGGCACCGGCGCCCCCGAGCCGCAGCCCCTCGACAACAACGACGCCCTCGCCCTGATCAGCAGCAACGCGCTCACCCTCGGCCAGGCCGCGCTCGCCCTGCACGAACTGCGCGGACTGATCGGCGCCACCCAGGTCGTCGCGGCGCTGTCCCTGCTCGCCGTCGACGGCTCGCACGAGCCCTACGCCGCGCCCGTGCACGCCGCGCGCCCGCACCGCGGGAGCGTCGAGGTGGCCCGGCGGATGCGGCAGCTGATCGGAGCCGCGGACCGGCCCCTGCCGCCGCTGGGCCGGATCCAGGACCCCTACGGCCTGCGCTGCCTGCCCCAGATCCACGGCCCCGCGCACGACGCGGCCGACGCCCTGGAGCAGGTGCTGGCCGTGGAGATCAACGCGGCCGCCGAGAACCCGCTCATCGCCCCCGGCGATCAGGCCGCCTACCACCACGGCGGCTTCTACCAGGCCCAGCTCGCCCTCGCCCTGGACCACTTCAGGCTGGCGGTGACCCAGGTGGCCCGCCTGTCGACGTCCCGCCTGTCCACCCTCAACGAGCCCGCCTACACCCGCCTGCGCCCCTTCCTCGCCGACCACGAGGCGGCCTCCTCCGGCGTGATGATCCTGGAGTACGCGGCCGGAGCGGCCCTCGGCGACCTGCGGGCCTTCTCGGCCCCCGCCTCGCTCGGCCACGCTGTACTCTCCCGGGGCGTCGAGGAACAGGCGAGTTTCGCCTCGCTCGCCGCGCGCCAGACCCTGCGCGCGTGCGGTGCGTACCGTCTGGTGGTCGGCTGCGAGCTCGTCGCCGCCGTCCGGGCGCTGCGCCAGCGCGACCTGAGGCCCGACCCCGGGCTCCCGGCGGGCCGGGCGCTGGCGCTCGCCGAGTCGGTCCTCGACGCCGACCCGGCCGACCGCCCGCTCACACACGACGTGACGGCGGCGGCCGCACTGCTCGACCGGTTCACGGACATCTGGAGGGGGAGCACGTCATGA
- a CDS encoding ABC transporter permease, giving the protein MTIDWSWISAHTDDLTTLTLSHLQAALTAVLLGLLISLPLAVVAHRVRPLRGFLLGASNILFTIPSIAVFVLLLPVSGLTRTTTVTGLTVYTLVVLLRNTVEGLDSVPVKVKEAAKAMGTRPLRTLLTVELPLALPVIMAGVRIATVMSISLVSVATYIGDGGLGQLFTDGFQRDFPTPVIAGVALTLLLAVVADTALVALQYVLTPWKRRRA; this is encoded by the coding sequence GTGACGATCGACTGGTCCTGGATCTCCGCCCACACCGACGACCTCACCACCCTCACCCTCTCCCACCTCCAGGCCGCGCTGACGGCCGTCCTCCTCGGCCTGCTGATCTCGCTCCCGCTGGCCGTGGTCGCCCACCGGGTCCGCCCCCTGCGCGGCTTCCTGCTCGGCGCCTCGAACATCCTTTTCACGATCCCGTCCATCGCGGTCTTCGTGCTCCTGCTCCCGGTCAGCGGCCTGACCCGCACCACCACCGTGACCGGCCTGACCGTCTACACCCTGGTCGTCCTGCTGCGGAACACCGTCGAGGGCCTCGACTCGGTCCCCGTGAAGGTGAAGGAGGCGGCGAAGGCGATGGGCACGCGCCCCCTGCGCACCCTGCTCACCGTCGAGCTCCCGCTCGCCCTGCCGGTGATCATGGCGGGCGTCCGCATCGCCACGGTCATGTCGATCTCCCTCGTCTCCGTCGCGACCTACATCGGCGACGGCGGCCTCGGCCAGCTGTTCACCGACGGCTTCCAGCGCGACTTCCCGACCCCGGTGATCGCCGGAGTGGCCCTCACCCTCCTCCTCGCCGTCGTCGCGGACACGGCCCTGGTCGCCCTGCAGTACGTCCTCACCCCGTGGAAGAGGCGGCGAGCCTGA
- a CDS encoding ABC transporter ATP-binding protein, translating into MIQFDAVHKRFPNGTTAVHDLSLEMPEGGITVLVGSSGCGKTTTLRMINRMTEPTSGTIRVGGKDVTRQDAAELRRSIGYVIQQAGLFPHRTVLDNIATVPLLLGWTRRRARARAAELLETVGLAADAGKRYPHQLSGGQQQRVGVARALAADPPVLLMDEPFGAVDPVVRTQLQDELLRLQQELSKTIVFVTHDIDEAVRLGDRIAVFRTGGHLVQCAEPAELLARPADDFVAGFLGAERGLKLLSLKTLAGLPQGPAPEGGAWTLVLDEANRPLRWASEDTELPVRALKDDDSLLSALNESLASPTGLIARVDADGVLTGVSSRDDVHEHAGRAHTEVGVAA; encoded by the coding sequence ATGATCCAGTTCGACGCGGTCCACAAGCGCTTCCCCAACGGCACGACAGCAGTCCACGACCTCTCCCTGGAGATGCCGGAGGGCGGCATCACAGTCCTGGTCGGATCCTCCGGCTGCGGCAAGACGACCACCCTGCGGATGATCAACCGGATGACCGAGCCGACGTCCGGCACGATCAGAGTCGGCGGCAAGGACGTCACCCGGCAGGACGCCGCCGAGCTGCGGCGGTCCATCGGCTACGTCATCCAGCAGGCCGGCCTCTTCCCGCACCGCACGGTGCTGGACAACATCGCCACCGTCCCGCTGCTGCTCGGCTGGACCCGCAGAAGGGCCCGGGCCCGCGCCGCCGAACTCCTGGAGACCGTCGGCCTCGCCGCCGACGCCGGCAAGCGCTACCCGCACCAGCTCTCCGGCGGCCAGCAGCAGCGCGTCGGCGTCGCCCGCGCGCTCGCGGCCGACCCGCCGGTCCTGCTCATGGACGAGCCCTTCGGCGCGGTCGACCCGGTGGTGCGCACCCAGCTCCAGGACGAGCTGCTGCGACTTCAGCAGGAGCTGAGCAAGACCATCGTCTTCGTCACACACGACATCGACGAGGCCGTCCGGCTCGGCGACCGGATCGCGGTCTTCCGCACCGGCGGCCACCTGGTCCAGTGCGCTGAGCCCGCCGAGCTGCTGGCCCGCCCCGCGGACGACTTCGTGGCCGGCTTCCTGGGCGCCGAGCGCGGGCTGAAGCTGCTGTCGCTGAAGACCCTCGCCGGCCTGCCGCAGGGCCCGGCGCCCGAGGGCGGCGCCTGGACCCTCGTCCTGGACGAGGCGAACAGACCCCTGCGCTGGGCCTCCGAGGACACCGAGCTGCCCGTACGGGCGCTGAAGGACGACGACTCCCTGCTGTCGGCCCTCAACGAGTCGCTCGCCTCTCCCACCGGCCTGATAGCCCGGGTCGACGCGGACGGCGTCCTCACCGGCGTCTCGTCCCGCGACGACGTCCACGAGCACGCCGGCCGCGCCCATACCGAAGTGGGTGTGGCCGCGTGA
- a CDS encoding ABC transporter substrate-binding protein, translating into MNRRTVLGGLFAVASVPALSACAGGVTSLKGGGAAGGGAGSSKGGVTIGTANFTENQVLGYLYAAALRGAGVKVTVRPNLGTREIVIPALQGGDIDLLPEYQGALLDYLDPKATPTESGAMQNALTVALPAGLQVLPYGMAEDSDAFVVTRETARRHGLASLADLSKHNGKLVLGAAPELKKRPVGVVGLKKVYGVEFKEFKSLDSDGPLVKGALKKGDVDVANLFTTDTDIKAEDWVVLADPEHLIPSQHIVPLIADRKADDTVRKALARLGNVLTTAQLTELNRQVDKDKKDPEDVANTYARRHGLVK; encoded by the coding sequence ATGAATCGTCGTACTGTCCTCGGCGGCCTGTTCGCGGTCGCTTCCGTTCCCGCCCTCTCCGCCTGCGCGGGCGGAGTCACCTCCCTCAAGGGCGGGGGCGCCGCCGGCGGGGGTGCCGGCTCCAGCAAGGGCGGAGTCACCATCGGCACGGCCAACTTCACCGAGAACCAGGTACTCGGCTACCTCTACGCCGCCGCCCTGCGAGGAGCGGGTGTCAAGGTGACCGTCCGCCCCAACCTCGGCACGCGCGAGATCGTCATCCCGGCCCTCCAGGGCGGTGACATCGACCTGCTGCCCGAGTACCAGGGCGCCCTGCTCGACTACCTCGACCCGAAGGCCACGCCCACCGAGTCGGGCGCGATGCAGAACGCCCTCACCGTCGCCCTCCCGGCCGGCCTCCAGGTGCTGCCGTACGGCATGGCGGAGGACTCGGACGCCTTCGTCGTCACCCGCGAGACCGCCCGGCGCCACGGCCTGGCCTCGCTCGCCGACCTGAGCAAGCACAACGGCAAGCTCGTCCTCGGTGCCGCCCCCGAGCTGAAGAAGCGCCCGGTGGGCGTGGTGGGCCTGAAGAAGGTGTACGGCGTGGAGTTCAAGGAGTTCAAGTCGCTGGACTCCGACGGCCCGCTGGTCAAGGGCGCCCTGAAGAAGGGCGACGTGGACGTGGCGAACCTCTTCACCACCGACACCGACATCAAGGCCGAGGACTGGGTGGTGCTGGCCGACCCCGAGCACCTGATACCCAGCCAGCACATCGTCCCCCTCATCGCCGACCGCAAGGCCGACGACACCGTCCGCAAGGCCCTCGCCCGGCTCGGCAACGTCCTGACCACCGCTCAGCTCACCGAGCTGAACCGGCAGGTGGACAAGGACAAGAAGGATCCGGAGGACGTGGCGAACACGTACGCGCGCCGGCACGGGCTGGTGAAGTAG
- a CDS encoding cystathionine beta-synthase, with amino-acid sequence MQFHDSMISLVGNTPLVKLNHVTKGIQATVLAKVEYFNPGGSVKDRIALRMIEAAEESGALKPGGTIVEPTSGNTGVGLAIVAQQKGYKCIFVCPDKVSTDKINVLRAYGAEVVVCPTAVDPEHPDSYYNVSDRLVRETPGAWKPDQYSNPNNPLSHYYSTGPELWEQTEGGLTHFVAGVGTGGTISGTGRYLKEASKGQVKVIGADPEGSVYSGGSGRPYLVEGVGEDFWPTAYDGSLVDEIIAVSDKDAFQMTRRLAKEEGLLVGGSCGMAVVAALRAAERLGPDDVVVVLLPDSGRGYLTKIFNDEWMRDYGFLDDEGPSARVGDVLADKEDGSIPSLVHMHPEETVGEAIEVLREYGVSQMPVVKPGAGHPDVMAAEVIGSVVERELLDALFHKAASLDDPLEKHMGAPLPQVGSGEAVEDLMSVLGAADAAIVLVEGKPKGVVSRQDLLAFLAKGGKQ; translated from the coding sequence GTGCAATTCCACGACTCGATGATCAGCCTCGTCGGCAACACCCCGCTGGTGAAGCTGAACCACGTGACCAAGGGCATCCAGGCCACCGTCCTGGCCAAGGTGGAGTACTTCAACCCGGGCGGCTCCGTGAAGGACCGCATCGCCCTGCGCATGATCGAGGCCGCAGAGGAGAGCGGTGCGCTGAAGCCGGGTGGCACCATCGTCGAGCCGACCAGCGGCAACACCGGCGTGGGCCTCGCGATCGTGGCCCAGCAGAAGGGCTACAAGTGCATCTTCGTCTGCCCTGACAAGGTGAGCACCGACAAGATCAACGTGCTGCGCGCGTACGGCGCCGAGGTCGTCGTCTGCCCGACCGCCGTGGACCCCGAGCACCCGGACTCGTACTACAACGTCTCCGACCGCCTCGTCCGCGAGACCCCGGGCGCCTGGAAGCCGGACCAGTACTCCAACCCGAACAACCCGCTCTCGCACTACTACTCCACCGGCCCCGAGCTGTGGGAGCAGACCGAGGGCGGCCTCACGCACTTCGTGGCGGGCGTCGGCACCGGCGGCACCATCTCCGGCACCGGCCGCTACCTGAAGGAAGCCAGCAAGGGCCAGGTCAAGGTCATCGGCGCCGACCCGGAGGGCTCCGTGTACTCCGGCGGCTCCGGCCGCCCGTACCTCGTCGAGGGCGTCGGTGAGGACTTCTGGCCGACCGCGTACGACGGGAGCCTCGTCGACGAGATCATCGCCGTGTCCGACAAGGACGCCTTCCAGATGACCCGCCGCCTCGCCAAGGAGGAGGGCCTCCTCGTCGGCGGCTCCTGCGGCATGGCCGTCGTGGCCGCGCTGCGCGCCGCCGAGCGGCTCGGCCCGGACGACGTCGTCGTCGTCCTCCTGCCGGACAGCGGCCGCGGCTACCTCACCAAGATCTTCAACGACGAGTGGATGCGGGACTACGGCTTCCTGGACGACGAGGGCCCCAGCGCCCGGGTCGGCGACGTCCTCGCCGACAAGGAGGACGGCTCCATCCCGTCCCTGGTCCACATGCACCCGGAGGAGACCGTCGGCGAGGCCATCGAGGTGCTGCGCGAGTACGGCGTCTCGCAGATGCCGGTCGTGAAGCCGGGCGCCGGCCACCCGGACGTGATGGCCGCCGAGGTCATCGGCTCGGTGGTCGAGCGCGAGCTGCTCGACGCCCTGTTCCACAAGGCGGCCTCGCTGGACGACCCGCTGGAGAAGCACATGGGCGCCCCGCTGCCGCAGGTCGGCTCCGGCGAGGCGGTCGAGGACCTGATGTCCGTGCTGGGTGCGGCGGACGCGGCGATCGTCCTGGTCGAGGGCAAGCCGAAGGGCGTCGTCAGCCGTCAGGACCTGCTGGCGTTCCTCGCCAAGGGCGGCAAGCAGTAG
- a CDS encoding SGNH/GDSL hydrolase family protein, with product MSSMSRARVARRIAAGAAYGGGGAGLVGAAAIGLLVAEMQMARRAVNNGNSGGRVPVADGVYGDSYGVPGEPPLRLTVLGDSTAAGQGVHRAGQTPGALLASGLAAVAERPVALRNVAQPGAQSDDLDRQVSLVLSAPFPVPDVCVIMIGANDVTHRMPATRSVRHLSSAVRRLRTAGAEVVVGTCPDLGTIEPVQQPLRWLARRASRQLAAAQTIGAVEQGGRTVSLGDLLGPEFEANPRELFGPDNYHPSAEGYATAAMAVLPTVCAVLGLWPAEEERPDASRREGFLPVARAAAEAASEAGTEVTAAMPTGPRGPWALLKRRRRRRVPEAEPATPSV from the coding sequence ATGAGCAGCATGTCGAGGGCGAGGGTGGCCCGGCGCATCGCGGCCGGAGCGGCGTACGGCGGCGGCGGGGCCGGGCTGGTCGGCGCGGCCGCGATCGGACTGCTGGTGGCGGAGATGCAGATGGCGCGGCGCGCCGTGAACAACGGCAACAGCGGCGGCCGGGTGCCCGTGGCCGACGGTGTGTACGGCGACTCCTACGGCGTCCCCGGCGAACCGCCCCTCCGGCTGACCGTGCTCGGGGACTCCACGGCCGCGGGGCAGGGGGTGCACCGGGCGGGCCAGACACCGGGCGCGCTGCTGGCGTCGGGGCTGGCGGCGGTGGCGGAGCGCCCGGTCGCGCTGCGGAACGTCGCGCAGCCGGGGGCGCAGTCGGACGACCTGGACCGACAGGTGTCCCTGGTGCTGTCCGCTCCCTTTCCGGTCCCCGACGTCTGCGTGATCATGATCGGCGCGAACGACGTCACCCACCGGATGCCCGCGACGCGCTCGGTACGCCACCTGTCGTCGGCGGTACGCCGGCTGCGGACGGCCGGCGCGGAGGTCGTGGTCGGCACGTGCCCCGACCTCGGCACCATCGAGCCCGTGCAGCAGCCGCTGCGGTGGCTGGCCCGGCGGGCCTCACGGCAGCTGGCGGCGGCGCAGACGATCGGGGCGGTGGAGCAGGGGGGCCGCACGGTGTCGCTCGGCGATCTGCTGGGGCCCGAGTTCGAGGCGAATCCGCGGGAACTGTTCGGGCCGGACAACTACCACCCCTCGGCGGAGGGGTACGCCACCGCGGCGATGGCGGTGCTGCCGACGGTGTGCGCGGTGCTGGGGCTGTGGCCCGCGGAGGAGGAACGGCCGGACGCGTCCCGCCGCGAGGGCTTCCTGCCGGTCGCGCGCGCGGCGGCCGAGGCGGCGTCGGAAGCGGGCACAGAGGTCACCGCGGCCATGCCGACCGGACCTCGCGGTCCATGGGCCCTGCTCAAGCGCAGGCGCCGCCGCCGAGTCCCGGAAGCCGAACC